The following proteins come from a genomic window of Macadamia integrifolia cultivar HAES 741 chromosome 14, SCU_Mint_v3, whole genome shotgun sequence:
- the LOC122061751 gene encoding UPF0496 protein At4g34320-like encodes MVKNQELYELVVNYLNFLVFLEEDQRKPQEIQLIISTAHGHSEEEESTDNENVLTHLNLITLKEMSNKLQAINNKLHKKLKSTKRWRKASRMAFCIASAVVPITSMIAPPFVAATLQSILASIGKWVDSFWKRKENTLKEQKKLIRLMDLNNHVVMQDLGYANHLVDEKHECLLKMADLAVIEEETVEKLVGFQNAIGELCKQVQKCCSNIGNARKEFLRSIIKDQYK; translated from the coding sequence ATGGTGAAAAATCAAGAACTCTACGAGCTGGTGGTGAACTACTTAAACTTCCTTGTTTTTCTGGAGGAAGACCAAAGGAAACCCCAAGAAATCCAATTGATCATTAGCACTGCACATGGACAttcagaagaggaagaaagcaCAGACAATGAGAATGTCCTAacccatttgaatttgattacCCTGAAGGAGATGTCAAATAAGCTGCAGGCTATAAACAATAAACTTCATAAGAAACTGAAATCTACAAAGAGGTGGAGAAAAGCTTCAAGAATGGCTTTCTGTATAGCTTCTGCTGTAGTTCCTATCACTTCCATGATAGCACCTCCTTTTGTTGCAGCCACATTACAGTCAATTTTAGCATCTATTGGCAAATGGGTTGACTCATtttggaagagaaaagagaacacaTTGAAAGAGCAGAAGAAGCTAATTAGATTAATGGATCTAAACAACCATGTTGTCATGCAGGACTTGGGTTATGCCAACCATTTGGTGGATGAAAAGCATGAGTGTCTACTTAAAATGGCTGATTTGGCTGTCATTGAAGAGGAGACAGTGGAGAAATTGGTAGGATTTCAAAATGCAATTGGGGAATTATGCAAACAAGTTCAGAAGTGCTGCTCCAACATAGGGAATGCAAGGAAAGAATTTCTGAGAAGCATTATTAAGGATCAATACAAGTGA